The Gemmatimonadota bacterium genome segment CGTTTGAAGTGCCCGCGCCTGTTGCTGTTGTCGCTGCGGGGGCGCTGCAAAGTCCGGCTATTTTGTTGCGGTCAGAGTTGCATTCGTTTCCGCAGGGCGATTTGATTGGGCGATTTTTGATGCGTCATTGCAATGCTGTTGTGGCGGGGGTGTTTCCGTTTCGCACGAATCCGGAACGGGTGTTTCACAAGCAGGTGTGTTTTTCGGATTTTTACGGGGATTTTCGAGGGCAGGACGGTCGCGCCGTTGGAGTGATTCAGGATATTTATACGCCGTCGCCTGTAGCGCTGAAACACCACGCGCCTTTTGGACTTAAAAATCTGACGGCAATAGCTGCTGGTTTTTTGCAGAATCTGTTGTGTGTTGCAGAGGATGAGCCGCAGTTTGAGAATCGCGTGGTGCTGGCAGATGAGCAGGATGTTTATGGCATCAGCCGCGCACAGGTCATACATCAGTACACAGCGCGTGACTGCGATCGCCGCGATTATCTGGTGGAGAAGGCCAAAGGGATTTTGCGCGCGTCAGGCGCGTTTTTTTTTCATACTTATCGTATCGACACTTTTTCTCATGGCGTGGGGTCGGTGCGTATGGGCGATGATGAAGAGACGAGTGTATTGGATGCGAACTGCCAGTTCAGGGGGATTGACAATTTGTTTGTGACGGATGGGAGTGTGTTTCCCACATCTGGCGGCGTCAATCCGAGTTTGACGATTGCGGCAAATGCCCTGCGGGTGGGGAACTATATTGTGGAGGCGTTCAGATGATCTCAAAGTATCGCTTGAGTTCCCAATCTGTTATGGCGCGGCGATATTCCGCAATTTCGTGTTCGCGGGTGATTGTGAAGTGATCTACGAATGTGTCGCCGAGGCAGGCGCGGCTGATTTCGCTGTTTTTTAAACGGTCTGTTGCTTCTTCAAGTGATTTTGGCAAAGGTGCAAATCGTTCTTCGGGAGCTTCGTAGGCATTTCCGTTATAAGGCTCGCCGGGGTCGAGTTGATGCTCTATGCCGTATAGCCCGGCGGCAAGGCTGGCGGCCATTGAGATGTGGGGATTGGCGTCGGCACCTGCGAGTCGATATTCGGTGCGCGTGGATTCAGGGGATGTACCGGGAATTGCGCGGAGAGATGTGGTTCGATTTTCAATTCCCCAGGAGGCGTTGGTCGGCGCCCAGGCTCCGGGGACTGTCCGCTTGTAAGAGTTGATAGTCGGGCATATGAGTGCCATCGTGTGGGGCATTGCCGCGATTTGTCCTGCGATATAGTGTTTCATTATTTGAGACATGCCCTGTGGATCTGATTCATCGGCAAATAGATTGGTGTCTCTCTCTAAATTCCACAAGCTCTGGTGCAGGTGTCCGCTGCAACCGGGGTAGTCTGGACTCCATCTCGCCATAAAAGTTGCGACGAGTCCGTGTCTGGATAGGATCTCTTTTACGCCTGTTTTGAATAGGGCGGCTTTGTCTGCGGCGTTACATGTTGTGTCGTACCGTATCGCGGTTTCATATACGCCGGGTCCGGTTTCGGTGTGTATGCCTTCCAGTTCAACGTCATACGCTCCCATTCCATCGATGATTGCGTGAACAAATTCTGAAGCCGCAGATGCTCGCAATACACTGTAGCCAAACCAGCCGGGCGAGAGTGGGGTCATGTTCTCAAATCCTTTGTCTTCCAGGGAATGGGGCGTTTCCCGGAAGATGAAGTATTCGTATTCTGCTGACATGTATGGCTGGAATCCCATGTCATTCGCTTTGCGTACGACAGTTTGGAGCAGTTGGCGCGGGGATACCGCAAGTGGCTGATTTTCGTTTTCGTAAAAGTCGAGTAAAAATAACGCGGTATTTTGTTCCCAGGGTATTACGCGATAGGTACTGAGGTCAATTTTGGCGAGGAGATCCGGGTATCCGGTATGCCAGCCCGTGACGGTCGGTTGTTCGTAGAGTTGATCGATCATATCCCAGCCAAATGTCACGTCACAGAAGCCCAGGCCCTTTTCGATGGCAGAAAAGAATTTGTCGATCGATATGTATTTGCCGCGCATAACGCCGTCGATGTCGAAGCCAGCGAGTTTAATTTTTTGAATTTTGTCGCTTTCAAGACGCGCTTTGATTTGATCTGTTGTCATAAAGTTTTTTGCCCTATCTACAAAAAATGTCTTTGGTTTTGTGGACGTTGCAAGGCATAATAAGGAGGCTGTGGCTGAAAATCAAGCTGTTCCCATCTGCCAATCTATTTTGGGAGGCTTTCATGGAGTTCACCGATAGTCTGATTGCCTCGTATGAAAGACATGCGCTGGAGAGGGAGCATAGTTCCACCGATGCGTTTAAGGAGCGAGAGAGAAGCGCGTTTTTGCAGTGTTTGAGAAATGAACGACGACGGTCTATTCTCGAACTGGGATGTGGTCCCGGTCACGATGCGAAATTCTTTCAGGAGCAAGGGTTCGAGGTTGTTGCGGTTGACAATGCGCCTGCGATGGTAAAGCTGGCGAGAGAGAAGGGCGTTTCTGCTCGCGTTTTGGATTGCTATAATCTCGATCAGTTGAGCGAGTCTTTTGATGCGGTGTATTCTATGAATTGTCTGCTGCATATCCCACAGGCAGATATAGATGAAATTTTCGATTTGATCGCGACTCGGCTCGTGGAGGATGGGTTGATGTATGTTGGCGTGTGGGGTGGAGAAGATTTTGAGGGTGTTTTGGAGCGAGATACTTATGAGCCGAAGCGGTTTTTCTCTTTGAGAAGGACTGAGACACTTCTCAAAGTCCTGCAGAAGTCATTCAGATTGGAGTACTATCGCAGATTAGAACCACGAGACGGTGTTTGTTTTCATTCTGTTATTGCTCGAAAACGTTTTTAACAAAATAATGGAAGGTGAATGATGAGTGATACACTAACAATTCACGATGCATGCAGGCGTGGGGATATCGACGCTGTGCGGGAAATGATCGCAGCCGATCCCGCTGTTGTTGACGCGGATGATGAATACGAATGGCGGCCAATTTTCCACGCGGGACTTTGGCGACACGAGGATATCGTGCGACTGCTGATTGAGGCGGGAGCCGATCTGGCGGCTCATGATGGCTATGTGTTGCACTACGCTGGCGAGGTTCCGAATAATAAAAATATTGTTTCGTTGCTTATTCAATACGGTGCTCTGGATCCCCATGTTCGTCCGGCTGATGATTTGTCGCGGCAATTCCTGGGGGCTGTTTTTCTCGCGGATATAGCGCGGGTGCAGGCGTTGCTCAACAGGCATCCCCATCTGGCGACGGCGGTAGATGGTCGCGGCGATCAGCCTGTGCATCACGCGGCGCGCAATGGCGATACGGAAATTGTGCGTTTGTTGATCGCGCATGGCGCAGATGTCAATGTCGCAAATGATCGCGGGCATACGGTGTTGTACTGCGCTGGCGGGCACGGGCATCTCGATACGGTAGAGTTGCTTTTGGAAAGTGGAGCCGATCCCGATGCGGAGTTTACAGAGGATAATAAGACGTTGATGGAATGGCTCGCGCAGTTTTCCGAAGATACGCGCTTCAAACGCATTGCCGAAGCGTTGCGGCAACATGCGGCGTCATAACCCAATGGAAATTTTCGGTAAAGGATTTGCAATGAGAGCGTATATTATGAAGAGCTCAAATTTGAACAGGGGAACACGCGATGTCTGAAGGAATTTCTTTATCTGATCTGTCGCCTTATGCAAGATATCTCGCAACTGAGTCGCTCGAGTGGTCAGAGGGGTTTTGGGATCCCGATAGCGCGTTGTTGTGGTCTCATCGCCAAGATGATGCGGTGCTGATGGTTCGGAATTCGGTCTGGTTCGCGGTGGGGCTTCTGCTTCGCAATCGGGGTGATGATGTTGAGCAAGCGTGCCGTACGATTGATGCGATTATCGACAATCAGTTCGATGAGCCGGGGACGCCATACCACGGTACTTTTTATCGCTATGTGGGCGAGCCGCATCCGTCAGAGGGTGATGCCGTGATGTGGCGGACCTACGATCCGAATTGGCGACAGTTTATCGGGCTTGGGTTTGCGACTGCGCTCGAGGAGTACGAGGATCGGTTGCCCCAGAGGTTGGTTGATCGCATGATCCGGTCTTTGGAGATGGCTGTTGTGGGCGAGCCACCGGATCGCTGTCCGCCGACGTATTCGAATATCGCTTTGATGAAGGCTGCGATGTGCGTGTGGGTTGGGAAGCGTATCGGTAACGATGAGATGGTTTTATACGGGGAGGAGTTTGGGGGTGAGGTCTATCGTTTGTTCGCGCAGAATAATGCTTTTGCGGAGTACAATTCACCGACTTATTACGGCGTGAATCTCTACGCGCTCGGTTTCTGGCGACGCTATCTGGAGAGTAGTTCCCTCCACGAATTGGGTGCGTATATGGAGGCAGAACTCTGGCGGGATATTGCGCGCTATTATCACGCGGGATTGGGCAATCTCTGCGGGCCTTTTTCGCGTAGCTATGGGATGGATATGAGGCATTATACTGCGCTTACGAGTCTGCATATCTGGCTCGCGTTTGGCCGCGAGGTGACGCCGTTCCCGGGTGGAGAGGAGATTAACGCGGAGTTCAATTATGGACCTTGTTTTGCGATTCTGGGAGTTGATGCGCCGTCAGAGATCGCTGCTGCTTTCTCGGTATTTGAGGGTCCGCGAGGTATTGAGAAACAGATCACGGATGAGCGCGTTGCAACCGCGTGGCTGGATGAGCATTACATGATCGGCGCAGAGGATTCGGGTGGCTATTCTGGCCGCAATTTCCAATACCATCCGGCGACGATTCACTGGCGCATGTCAGATGGAGAGACCGGTTGGCTCGCGTTGCGGCATATTGGACAGGTTGCGGCGAAGGCGGAGGCTGGGCGTTTGTCGATTGAGGCTGAGATTAGAGGTGAGCAGCAGACAGAGGCCGGACATCCGCGGGAGTTTGTGTTTGAGATTTTTTCACCAAATGTTGCTGTGTTCGAAGAGGATGTGTGGCGTCTGGATGGTCTCGAGATTGGGATTGAGGCGGATATCGCACAGCGAGCCGTTGAGATTACAGGTACTACGGCGATCGTCACATTTACCGCTGCACCCGATCAGTCGCGTGTTAAATTTGATCTTTCGATTGCGTGATATGCGTATCATCGCAATCATTCGTTGAATATCTGCCATGACTCGGGTAATGGATTTAACACAACCTTATAGGGAGGGGATTTATGAGTTTGGAAGTTTTAATGGTCATCGGCTTTTTGCTCGGTGCGTATTCTATTGTCGGCAACGACGCAATTCAGACGCTGGGGACGTTTCTCAGCTCCAACTCTCACCGTCCCTGGTGGGTGCTGTGGCTCTTTGGCGGCGGCATTCTGACTGTGGTCCTCGTGTATGGGTGGGTGGTCTATGATGGCGATGTCTCGTATGGGAGGCTTACGGCGATTACAGTGCCAGACCATTTTAACTGGGTTTACTGTATCCCGCCTTTTGTACTGCTTTTGCTGACCCGCGGAGGTATTCCGGTTAGTACTACTTTCCTGACGCTGACTGTGTTTGCACCAAAGGCATTGCCGAGCATGCTGATCAAGTCGTTGGCTGGATATGCGACGGCATTCGTGGCTGCTATCTTTATTTACAGGCTGGTTACGCGGGGGTTAGAGTCCCGTTTCAGGCAAACGGAGGGACCGAAAAGTCCCTGGTGGGTGGTGGCTCAGTGGTGTTCAACCGGTTTTCTCTGGAGCCAGTGGCTGATTCAGGATCTGGCCAATATCTATGTTTTCCTGCCGCGCGACCCGGTTACTCGTATCCCAGACATACCCGTGGAATGGTTCATTGTATCCATTGTCGCCATGCTGGCTATGCAAGCCGTTATCTTTTATACGCATGGCGGTGCGATCCAGAAGGTGGTGTTGACGAAGACAAATACTACGGATATCCGTTCGGCGACGTTTGTAGATTTAATTTACGGCATTGTGCTGTTCCTGTTTAAGGAAGTTAGCAAGCTCCCGATGAGTACGACCTGGGTTTTTGTTGGTCTGCTGGCAGGACGCGAGATCGCCGTTGCAGGGAACGAGAAGCACCGTAGCCGCCGGGAGGTGTCGCGTCTGGTGCTTTCCGATTTCGCAAAGATCACTTTCGGTCTGATCGTTAGTGTTGCTATCGCTTATCTATTGCCCGTGTTGTTATAGGAGGATTGTGTCATGTCCGATTTGTTGATTTTGACGCCAGAGCAGAAGCGCGCTTTTGGCGAGGATGGCTTTCTCTTTTTGGAGGGTTTTTACGATTCCCGAAAAATGAAGGAGATGCGCGGCCGTTTCCACGATCTGGTCGTCCGCACCGAGGGGCGCCCCCAAAATATGCGCTACAGTTTTATGGAGGTGCCCGAGGGGTATCAGCCCGATCCTTTTAATCCGGAGAATGTGGTGGGTATGATGGATCAGACGCTGGCTGATGACTACTGGTTCGATCAGTTCACCGAGCCGCGCATTGTTTCGGTTATGGTCGATCTTTTGGGGCCTGATCTGGATTTTCACAATGGGAAGATCCGCAATAAACCACCCGGATTTTTCTGCGCGCAGAGCTGGCATCAGGATTGGCCGTACGAGCGGCATACGATTCCAGATCTGGCTGCGGCTATCACGTATCTCGATCCCACCGATTTTGAAGCCGGGGCGACTGAGGTGGTGCCCGGTTCCCACCGTGAAGGCGAGTTTCCGACCTATAAGGGCCATACGATTGCAGATGATTTGATTGCTCCCGAACGCCCGGTTGTTCTGAGCGCGCAACCCGGCGATGTGGCGATTATCCATGTGCTGGTGGTACACCGGGCCGGGCACAACTATACTCGGCGGGGCCGCCACGCCATTATTAACGAATATAAAAGTGCCGCGGCTGTAGATCAGTGGAATAACCGCTGCGCTTTTGCCGGTTTGCCCCTGGCGCGCAATCGTCGCCTGATCATGCCGCGCGTACATGCCGGGTGAGTGAAGGAGTTCACGAGAAGGGGGGGTTGGTATGAAGTACGATTTGCTCATCAAGGGCGGGATACTGGTCGATCCGGCGGAAGGTCTCAGCGACGTGCGGGATGTGGCGTTTGCAGGAGGTCTGGTTGCTGCTGTTGGGGAAGATCTGGATACGGGCGATGCCCGCGAGGTGATTGACGCGGCGGGTTGTGTGGTGACGCCGGGATTGATCGATATTCACGTTCATGTGTTTGCCGGTGTCAGCCATTTTGGCATTGAACCCGATCCTACGTGTCTTGCGCGAGGTGCGACGACTGTGGTCGATGCGGGGTCTGCGGGTGCAGATATTTTTCCGGGGTTCCGGAAGTATGTGATTGATGTGAGCGAGACGCGGATTTTGGCGCAGATGAATATCTCGTCTCAGGGTATGCTGACTGCCGAGATTGGCGAGTTCGAGATTCCCGAATACGCGGATGTCGATAAGGCCTGTCGCATGATTGAACAGCACCGCGATATTGTTCTCGGGGTGAAGGTTCGGCTGACGCGGAATAGTATTGTCAGCGAGCGGTCCGGGATGTTGCCTTTGCACAGAGCGAGAGAGGCGGCAGATGCGGCTGGATTGCCGATTATGGTGCATCCGCAAGATGCGTGGTGCGATTCGATTGACGATATTTTGAAGGTGATGAAGGGTGGAGATATTTTAACGCACTGTTTTCACGACTTTCCGTGCGGGATTCTCGATGGCGAAGGTCGCATCCGAGATTCGGTTCTGGATGCGATTGAGCGGGGCGTTGTGTTTGATGTGGGACACGGGGCGGGGTCTTTTTCGTGGGGGATTGTCGAGGCGGCGATGTCACAGGATGTTCTGCCGACTACGATTTCATCAGATCTGCATATTTACAATGTAAATGGTCCTGTTTACGATCTCGCATCTGTGGTGACAAAGTTTTTGCACCTGGGTCTGTCGATGGAAGAGGCGATCTCGCGCGTGACGTCTGTGCCTGCTGAGGTGATTGGGATGAAGGGCGAGGTGGGGACGCTGGCGAAAGGGGCGTTTGGAGATGCTGTGGTGTTTGAGTTGCGGGAAGGGGCGTTTCGGCTTGAGGATTCGCGTGGAGAAGTTCGAATGGGTCGGCAGAATCTGGTGCCGGTTGCGGTTGTCAAGGGCGGTCGCGTTTATACGTCGCGTGGGAGATAGATATGTCGCCAATTAAACCTGAGCATACATACGATTTGATCGAAGTATCGGCAGTGGAGATAGCGGGGGATGGGTCGGCTGTGGTTTTCGTGCGGCAGGAGATCAACAGGGAGACGATGAAGCGGGAACCGCGGATCGCGATGCAGTCGCTTGCGGGTGGGGATGCTGTCGATGTGGGAAAAGGAGATACAGCGCCCAGACTTTCGGCTGATGGGAAGACGCTGGCTTTTTTGCGTTCGGGAGAGGACGATAAAAAGCAGGTTTGGGTGATGCCGGTCGATGGTGGGGATGCGAGGCAGGTGACGGCGCTTCCCGATGGTGTGAAGGATATGGCGTGGTCTCCCGATGGTTCGGCGTTTGTCGTTGTGTCGCGCGTGGATCCAGATCGCGAGGTAGAAGACGAGGAGAAGGCGCTGAGGACGCAGGTCGCCCGTCGCGTGCGGTATCGCGATGACGAGGGTGGCTGGCGAGGCGATGCATTTTCGCAGTTGTTTGTGGTGGATGCCGTAACGGGTGAGGCTGAGCAGATTACGGAGGGGGAAGGCGACCACGGAGCACCGGCGTGGTCACCCGATGGGAGCCGCATTGCTTTTGTGACGGATTGCGTTGAAGGGCGCGATTTTATGCGGGGTTCAGAGGTCCATGTGATGGACAAGACGAGTGGGAGGTCGCGGTGCTGGTCGCTGGGGTTGAGCCGCGCGGAGTCCGTAGCGTGGTCGC includes the following:
- a CDS encoding amidohydrolase/deacetylase family metallohydrolase — its product is MKYDLLIKGGILVDPAEGLSDVRDVAFAGGLVAAVGEDLDTGDAREVIDAAGCVVTPGLIDIHVHVFAGVSHFGIEPDPTCLARGATTVVDAGSAGADIFPGFRKYVIDVSETRILAQMNISSQGMLTAEIGEFEIPEYADVDKACRMIEQHRDIVLGVKVRLTRNSIVSERSGMLPLHRAREAADAAGLPIMVHPQDAWCDSIDDILKVMKGGDILTHCFHDFPCGILDGEGRIRDSVLDAIERGVVFDVGHGAGSFSWGIVEAAMSQDVLPTTISSDLHIYNVNGPVYDLASVVTKFLHLGLSMEEAISRVTSVPAEVIGMKGEVGTLAKGAFGDAVVFELREGAFRLEDSRGEVRMGRQNLVPVAVVKGGRVYTSRGR
- a CDS encoding glutamine synthetase family protein encodes the protein MTTDQIKARLESDKIQKIKLAGFDIDGVMRGKYISIDKFFSAIEKGLGFCDVTFGWDMIDQLYEQPTVTGWHTGYPDLLAKIDLSTYRVIPWEQNTALFLLDFYENENQPLAVSPRQLLQTVVRKANDMGFQPYMSAEYEYFIFRETPHSLEDKGFENMTPLSPGWFGYSVLRASAASEFVHAIIDGMGAYDVELEGIHTETGPGVYETAIRYDTTCNAADKAALFKTGVKEILSRHGLVATFMARWSPDYPGCSGHLHQSLWNLERDTNLFADESDPQGMSQIMKHYIAGQIAAMPHTMALICPTINSYKRTVPGAWAPTNASWGIENRTTSLRAIPGTSPESTRTEYRLAGADANPHISMAASLAAGLYGIEHQLDPGEPYNGNAYEAPEERFAPLPKSLEEATDRLKNSEISRACLGDTFVDHFTITREHEIAEYRRAITDWELKRYFEII
- a CDS encoding class I SAM-dependent methyltransferase, coding for MEFTDSLIASYERHALEREHSSTDAFKERERSAFLQCLRNERRRSILELGCGPGHDAKFFQEQGFEVVAVDNAPAMVKLAREKGVSARVLDCYNLDQLSESFDAVYSMNCLLHIPQADIDEIFDLIATRLVEDGLMYVGVWGGEDFEGVLERDTYEPKRFFSLRRTETLLKVLQKSFRLEYYRRLEPRDGVCFHSVIARKRF
- a CDS encoding ankyrin repeat domain-containing protein; the protein is MMSDTLTIHDACRRGDIDAVREMIAADPAVVDADDEYEWRPIFHAGLWRHEDIVRLLIEAGADLAAHDGYVLHYAGEVPNNKNIVSLLIQYGALDPHVRPADDLSRQFLGAVFLADIARVQALLNRHPHLATAVDGRGDQPVHHAARNGDTEIVRLLIAHGADVNVANDRGHTVLYCAGGHGHLDTVELLLESGADPDAEFTEDNKTLMEWLAQFSEDTRFKRIAEALRQHAAS
- a CDS encoding GMC family oxidoreductase, coding for MNFNDYDAVIIGTGFGGSACAYVLAAAGMKVLLLERGDWARRDAKDWDPRSVLVEKRYQGPSPLRVRQYEDRNFSDVVENEVVGGMSVFYGGASLRLREEDLVAWPILYGDLSPHYDCVERLLEVHGEEGVDPCEPPRTGDYLYPPVELSRPAQRIWDAGCALGYRPFRMPLAINFSDQARTVCIRCLTCDGFPCQIEAKNDLTMTLLKLAQDAGAEILTGVQVARVIYRRGRVRAVACVDRRTKKAFEVPAPVAVVAAGALQSPAILLRSELHSFPQGDLIGRFLMRHCNAVVAGVFPFRTNPERVFHKQVCFSDFYGDFRGQDGRAVGVIQDIYTPSPVALKHHAPFGLKNLTAIAAGFLQNLLCVAEDEPQFENRVVLADEQDVYGISRAQVIHQYTARDCDRRDYLVEKAKGILRASGAFFFHTYRIDTFSHGVGSVRMGDDEETSVLDANCQFRGIDNLFVTDGSVFPTSGGVNPSLTIAANALRVGNYIVEAFR
- a CDS encoding phytanoyl-CoA dioxygenase family protein yields the protein MSDLLILTPEQKRAFGEDGFLFLEGFYDSRKMKEMRGRFHDLVVRTEGRPQNMRYSFMEVPEGYQPDPFNPENVVGMMDQTLADDYWFDQFTEPRIVSVMVDLLGPDLDFHNGKIRNKPPGFFCAQSWHQDWPYERHTIPDLAAAITYLDPTDFEAGATEVVPGSHREGEFPTYKGHTIADDLIAPERPVVLSAQPGDVAIIHVLVVHRAGHNYTRRGRHAIINEYKSAAAVDQWNNRCAFAGLPLARNRRLIMPRVHAG